The genomic DNA GACTGCCAGCCCCGCTGGTTGAGCCGCAGGCACAGGTCCACATCGTTGAAGGCGACAGGGAAGTTCGTCTCGTCAAGGCCGCCCACGGCCAGGAACTTGTGCCGCTCCACCAACAGGCAAGCGGCAGTCACGGCGCTGACGAACTGGGGCAGGCTGTGGCGGTGGAAATAGCCTTCTTCCCGAGGATCGAGGAAACGATGGGCATGGCCCGCGGCATTGCCGACGCCGATCACGACGCCGGCATGCTGGATGCGCCCGTCCGGATAGAGCAGCCGCGCGCCGACTGCGCCGACCTCCGGGCGCAGCGCCTGCGTCGCCAGCGTGGCGAGCCAGCGCGGCTCGACCATCTCGATATCATTGTTGAGCAGGCAGAGCAGCCGCCCCCGCGCCGCAGCGACGGCGCGATTATTGATCGCCGAATAGTTGAAGGGTCCATGATGGCGCAGCACCCGGTGCCGCGCGGGATCGAGCGCCGCAAGATAGGCGAGGGTTTCCGAATCGTCGCTGTCATTGTCGACCACGATGATCTCGACATCGGGATAGTCGGCCTCCGCCACCCCCTCAAGGCAGGTGCGCAGCAGGTCGACGCGGTTGCGGGTCGGTACGATGACGGAGACCATCGGCAGGTCGCTGGCGAGGTGGATCGGCGCGGCGGGCAGGCATAGCGCGGGGCGACGACGACGATGGTGCAGCATCTCCCGCAGATGCAGCGGCGTCCCCTCCCCTGCCAGCTTGGCGGTCAACCTCGCCGCCCAGTCCGGATGATCGGCCATCGCCTCCATATCCGCTCGGTTCGCACGCAGCAGGCAGGCGCCCGTCAGATAGTCAGCATGGGCAAACAGCTCGCTGTTCCAGTCCGGCTTGAAATAAGGCGTATGCCGGCGGCGAGCACTGACAAGATCATCATCGCCATAGAGAAGTCGTGGCCCATCCCCTCCCTGTTCCGCCATCGCGGCGCGATAGGTCGCGGCAGCGCCCGGTGCGATACGGTCGCCCGGTGCGAGCGGCAGCAGCCAAGGCTCCTGGCTCCAGTCGATCTGCGCAGCAGCATCAGCTAGCGTCGGCATCTGCGGCGACCCAATCGCCAGCGCCTCCACCCCCTCGGCAGCGAGGCTGGCAAAGGTCGTGGCGAGATCGAGCCGCTGATGATCGGCGCGGAGGTCAACGAGGGCAATGACGGGCGGCGATGCCTCGGAGCTCTGGGGGCGTCCCGCCCGCTCCTGCCGCAAGGCCCAGAGCATATAGGCCCGCGGCGACTGGCTGAGCAGCGGCGCGAGTTGGCCGCGAGCACGCACGCGCCGCCGCTTGATCCACCACCTCGCCGCTGTGAGATAGGCCCGCGGATGAGCGCGCAGAGCATCGAAATGGACTGATGCGGTGAGCCAGGCGTCGGCGATACGCTGAAAAAAATGGCCTGGCGAAGAGACGGACATGGATTTCCAGCGCATAGCCGCTTTAGCAAAGATGACAAAGAAAATCGCGCGCAGAGCATCAGATATCTAAAGGATACCAGATAGCTATCGGATTGCCTTCAGATAGCGGATAGCTATACAATCGCCTTCATGCCCACCATCGCCTTCATCAGTCCCAAAGGGGGCGTCGGCAAGACTACGGCCGCGCTGCTGCTTGCCTCGCAACTGGCGCGCGGCGCCAAAGTGTCGGTGATCGACGCCGATCCCAACCATCCTATCGCTGCCTGGGGCAAGGATGCGCAGCTGCCCGACAATCTGTCGATCATCGCCGATGTGGACGAGGATAATATCCTTGATAGGATCGAGGAAGCCGCTGCCCGCACCCCTTTCGTCATAGTCGATCTGGAGGGCACGGCAGCCAAGATCGTGCTGCTGGCAGTCAGCCAGGCCGATCTGGTGGTGATCCCGATGCAAGGGTCGCAACTGGACGCAGAGCAGGCGAGCCGCGCCATCCGGGTGCTGAAGCAGCATGAGAAGATGACCGGGCGCACCGTGCCTTATGGCGTGCTGCTGTCGCGCACCAGCCCCATCATCCGCACCCGGACGATGGGGCATATCCAGGACGGGCTGGTCGAGGCCGGCGTGCCGCTGTTCGCCACGCAACTGCATGAGCGCGAGGCGTTTCGCGCCATTTTCTCCTTCCGCCAGACGCTGGAGGAGCTGAATTCACAGGACGTGCCCAATCTCGACAAGGCGATCGCCAATGCCGAACAATTTGCCGTCGAGGTGATCGAGCAGTTGCGCGCCCGGCGCAAGGACGCGACCAGGGCGGAGGAGGCATTGCCATGAGCCGAGCCAATCCCTTCGACGATCTCACCGATTTCGACGCCGATTCCCACCGCCAAGCCCGTGACCGCCGACGCCATCGATCAGATCGCACAGAGGCAGCGGTTTTCCGAGCCGCAAGGCGCGATGGCACGGCAAAAGCGACAGCGAATGAGACAGTTGCAACCACTTTGCCTCCCGCCAGCCCCCGCACCGCCCGCCGCGGCGCCATGTGACCGGGCGCAACCGGCAGATCAATATCAAGGCGACCGAAGAGACGATCGCGCGGCTCTACACGGTGGCGGATGCGCTGGGCCTTCCACTGGGGGCGGTGCTGGAGCAGGCGCTGGAGGCGCTGGCTCTGGATAAAGGTATCAAGTAGCTATCAGATACCCTTTTGGTATCTGACAGATACTATACGGTTCTTGGTTTCGCTAAAAGCATCACCATTGGAACGCGGCGCGCGGTTTCAACGGGCGCCGTTCAGTCAGCGAGGATGGCGGCGCGGGCATCGATGATGGTGCGAACACGCCGCATGGTCGGCCCGCAAACCGGCAGCACGCGGAGATCGCGGCATCGGTGTCGATGAGATGGTCGGCAATGAGGCCGCACCCGGTGGGTAGGACGGTCATGCCAGCGATCGGCAGGGGGATCGTTGCTTCGCAGGAACCGTCACCCAGCCTTGAACATTGGGCATGAAAGATGGTCGTTCGGCAGTCGGAGCGCCCTCCCCTGCCCTTAGCGCGCGATCTGGCCCTGAAGCACCGCCGCATCGTGGCGCAGGGCTTCGATCATGAAGCGCCAGATATTCGCGGCGTCGCTGCGATGCCCTTCCTCCGATTCCTCGGCGCCGACATAACGGACGATTTCCGCACCCGCCTCCATCATTGCCGGGCTGGGTTCGTGCAGCGCCGCAATCACCGCCATCAGTTGCGGCAGGCAGGCCCGCCAGTCAGCTTCTACGCCATCCTGTCCCGGGCTGGGTCTGAGCGAGGGCGCGGGCGGCCTGTTCGATCGGGGGTCATGGCGCAATGCTCGCGTCAAGGCATCGCCAGGTCAAGAGGGCGAAATGTGCGAGATATCTCATGGATATCCGATAGCTATCGGATAGCGTTACATATGTCATGACGGGCAGCCGCTCCGCTTGCTCCCGTTCGGGAGCATTGCGCCGCGTAGCGGCGCTTCGACGATGCGCAGGGGAGGGGGTTCAGGTGCGGGATATGCCTGCATCAGGCGGCGCCGTCAGGCGTTGACGTGTTGGCCGGCAAGGCCAACTCCGTTGATTTCTTATCTAATATAGACTTCGTTAGCGGTTGCGGATGGTTTTGAGACTCACGCGCGATGACGTCATGCAAAGCCGCCTCTTCAAGCTGTCGGTCAAGCGCTGCCTCGATCCGGGCGAGTATCTTTGCCAGCATCCCCTTGTCCTGCGCCGCCTTACGGTCCGTTGGGTCGAGTGCGGCGCGCATCAACGCCATCTCGTCGCGGCGTTCGGCCTCGCGCCAGACGACATCGTCGGGCAGGGGGGCGGGGCGCAGCCAGCGTGGCAGGTAGCGGGCCAGCCCCTCGGGCAGGAAAGCGCGATAGATGTTCGATGTCTGGGCATAGCGGGGGCCGGGACCGTCGCCCGGCACCCGTTTGAAGCGGCGCTGGCGCACCAAGAGGCCGATGCCCTCCAGGATGCGTAGCGCCCGCGCCACGGTAGCGCGGCCAAGGCTGGTGGCGGCGGCGAGATGGTCGTAGCTGGGGAAGACCCGGCCCCGGTTGAGGCGCGACAAGGTCAATATTTCTTCCAGCACCCGTACGCTCGCCGCGGTGAGGGTGGTGATGCGCATTTCCACGGGCGTCAGGAGGCGGCCGTCGCTGCGCGCCTCGCGGCGCAGCTGGCGGCCCGCATCAAGCAGGCGCCGCGCCGCGCGCAGCAGCCGGTCGGTCTCGCCCTTGGCCGGAGGCGCGAAAAAGAGATGTTCGACCGTTCCTTCCTCGACACTGTCGCGCAGCACTGGGGCGCCCGTGGGATGGGGCGCACCCGAACGGCCGCTGCGCCGCGCGGCCTTCCTCGATCCCGGCAG from Sphingobium sp. V4 includes the following:
- a CDS encoding glycosyltransferase family 2 protein gives rise to the protein MRARGQLAPLLSQSPRAYMLWALRQERAGRPQSSEASPPVIALVDLRADHQRLDLATTFASLAAEGVEALAIGSPQMPTLADAAAQIDWSQEPWLLPLAPGDRIAPGAAATYRAAMAEQGGDGPRLLYGDDDLVSARRRHTPYFKPDWNSELFAHADYLTGACLLRANRADMEAMADHPDWAARLTAKLAGEGTPLHLREMLHHRRRRPALCLPAAPIHLASDLPMVSVIVPTRNRVDLLRTCLEGVAEADYPDVEIIVVDNDSDDSETLAYLAALDPARHRVLRHHGPFNYSAINNRAVAAARGRLLCLLNNDIEMVEPRWLATLATQALRPEVGAVGARLLYPDGRIQHAGVVIGVGNAAGHAHRFLDPREEGYFHRHSLPQFVSAVTAACLLVERHKFLAVGGLDETNFPVAFNDVDLCLRLNQRGWQSLYEPRATLIHHESVSRGLDQDPVGAARFAGELAALQRLWRTDEIYDPYHHPQLSRASERFAVAL
- a CDS encoding ParA family protein, which codes for MPTIAFISPKGGVGKTTAALLLASQLARGAKVSVIDADPNHPIAAWGKDAQLPDNLSIIADVDEDNILDRIEEAAARTPFVIVDLEGTAAKIVLLAVSQADLVVIPMQGSQLDAEQASRAIRVLKQHEKMTGRTVPYGVLLSRTSPIIRTRTMGHIQDGLVEAGVPLFATQLHEREAFRAIFSFRQTLEELNSQDVPNLDKAIANAEQFAVEVIEQLRARRKDATRAEEALP
- a CDS encoding helix-turn-helix domain-containing protein → MGTLAFGEALAGALGAAHLPGSRKAARRSGRSGAPHPTGAPVLRDSVEEGTVEHLFFAPPAKGETDRLLRAARRLLDAGRQLRREARSDGRLLTPVEMRITTLTAASVRVLEEILTLSRLNRGRVFPSYDHLAAATSLGRATVARALRILEGIGLLVRQRRFKRVPGDGPGPRYAQTSNIYRAFLPEGLARYLPRWLRPAPLPDDVVWREAERRDEMALMRAALDPTDRKAAQDKGMLAKILARIEAALDRQLEEAALHDVIARESQNHPQPLTKSILDKKSTELALPANTSTPDGAA